The proteins below come from a single Molothrus ater isolate BHLD 08-10-18 breed brown headed cowbird chromosome 3, BPBGC_Mater_1.1, whole genome shotgun sequence genomic window:
- the SDC1 gene encoding syndecan-1, producing MINVVALWLVALCFQAAVPQTTNLDLPPEDLDSSGDEEDAFSGSGAGPLTDQSHTWKIPGESTNSSVVAAPVDFSEQPFHGIESRTEKEAVSPSATSNPVTEKPVVAVKDELSILGSPDGKPASHVVTTTVRSPTAHFPSVVHVTPSEASAVVHELEPEIPSSDVPDTKDVPEPHSTVHGEGEVAATPAATAPEDVAPTHEEVSEVGSGDPGDFILTKDEEFLPTQNSEVLADSERNAKAAGASGIMDRKEVLGGVIAGGLVGLVFAVFLVAFMLYRMKKKDEGSYSLDEPKQSNGGYQKPHKQEEFYA from the exons ATGATAAACGTGGTGGCCCTGTGGCTGGTGGCCCTTTGCTTCCAGGCTGCTGTCCCG CAAACTACAAATCTGGACCTTCCCCCTGAAGACCTTGATTCATCTGGTGATGAGGAAGACGCGTTCTCAGGTTCAGGTGCAG gtCCCCTGACTGATCAGTCTCACACTTGGAAAATCCCAGGAGAATCAACTAATTCCTCAGTAGTGGCAGCACCAGTGGATTTCAGTGAGCAGCCATTTCATGGGATTGAGAGCAGAACTGAAAAGGAAGCAGTATCTCCTTCTGCAACCAGTAATCCAGTGACAGAGAAACCAGTTGTAGCTGTGAAGGACGAATTATCCATCCTGGGCTCACCTGATGGGAAACCAGCAAGCCATGTAGTCACAACAACAGTGAGAAGTCCTACTGCTCACTTCCCTTCCGTGGTTCATGTGACTCCTTCAGAAGCCTCTGCTGTGGTCCATGAGCTTGAGCCTGAAATCCCCAGCTCTGATGTGCCAGACACCAAGGATGTCCCTGAGCCCCACTCTACTGTCCACGGTGAGGGAGAGGTGGCTGCCACCCCCGCGGCCACAGCTCCGGAGGATGTCGCTCCTACACATGAGGAGGTTTCTGAAGTTGGCTCTGGAGACCCG GGAGACTTCATCTTGACTAAAGACGAGGAATTTCTCCCCACCCAGAACTCAGAAGTATTGGCTGACTCTGAGAGGAATGccaaagcagcaggagcctcGGGAATTATGGACAGAAAAGAAGTTCTTGGAG GTGTTATTGCTGGAGGACTTGTAGGCTTGGTGTTTGCAGTGTTTCTAGTTGCATTTATGCTGtacagaatgaagaaaaaagatgaagGCAGCTATTCACTGGATGAACCAAAACAGTCTAATGGAGGATAccaaaaaccacacaaacaagAGGAATTCTATGCATAA